The genomic region atttataaaaaaaaaaaaaatatataaaatatatagagaaaaaaataaattgtataatataaatttttagaaataaaaagttaatttAGTACTTATAATTCATTGGTcttttccctttttttttttcgattttaaaaattataattttttttagatttatAAATGTTACGATATTTATagacagaaaaaaaaaaaaaaaaattatgattatATAGCAtgcttatatatttttatgtttatgttgtttgtattttatataattaaaatatatataaatatatacatatatagtttagtaaaatttttattaaaaaaatttatgaaatatatgaataatatatatttttaacgtcaattttttttgtttttttttttttttcattttttcttaaaaaaaaaaaaatttatttaatagtaacacaaattttaaattatttttttgttcaattattaaattgttttaattaaaataaagaaaaaaatttataaatactatgatattttaattttttttttttttttttatgtaaaattttattatacataTGAAATTATTAGAATTTGTATTTGAACTCAattgaatgaaaaaaaattaaaaattaaaaaaatatataaaaagaattatgaatataatgAAGGATCAATAATAATAGATAAATTATTGGAATTTATAAGTTGACTAGTGAAATTATTAACtaaaacaacaaaaaaaaaaaaaaaagaagaaaaagtatgtatatttatatatatattaaggGATAAACATAACAAAAAAGtttaagaaattttaataagaagaaaaataaatcagtaaaagaaattttttggTAAATgagaagaataaaaaatgttagatcaaaataaaacattAGGATTATTGCTATTTTTATTAGGAATAGTATTCGGATTTATAggaataacttttttttttgataaattctttttatgtatttctaatttattatttttattaggattatattttttagtaggtattagaaaaatattaagattttttatgaataaaaaaaaaatagctgGTAGTGCTTGTTTTGTTATTGGTTTATTACTAATAGTTTTAAGTAGAACTTTTATTGGTTTCTTATTTCAAGCATATGggatatataaattatttttttctttcttacCTAATAtagtaaattttataaaatattctcCTTTTAGTTTTCTTTTAGAATTACCAGGAATTAAGCAAATGGCTAATTacattgaaaataataaaagattgccaatttaaaaataactaatttatctatttttattaaatatatatattttttttttaaactatttattttttgtttccaaaatatatttttctcttttttttttttagacattttattttttttcttattttttacttgattctttttttttttttttctttaacattatataaatcttttatattataaaaattttgttattgTAAATACtatactataaaaaaaaaaaaagagttgAATactattgttatttttttttttaagtggACATGCATATTTctgatagaaaaaaaaaaaagaaaatagtttcataaaaatattatatctttaatgaataaagtaataaatacaaataattcaatgcaaaaaattaataaaaatatatttaaagaaaagaaaaaaaattataaaacatTAAAGCCCTTATCAGTAATTTCAAATTCTaatgttttatatttacttaaAAATTCTGAATActgaataataattttcctcataatttcattattttttttcatttttttaaaaaataaaatagtgtTCGCGCAAGAAGAACTAATAATATAATCAGCAATATTAAAGGAAAAGTCActatattccttttttatatataaactattaattaataatacaaaaaaattattttcatatgaaattttttttaaaattaaagatattttaataaataactgattttttttatggtTGTCTAACATTTGATTTGCATTAAATATAGAATTAATCGAATCAATTATGAGTAATGAaattttgtaatattttaaaatataaaatatatgtttctcaaataataaaaaaaaatctttgtCATCATTAACTTTTTGAATATACAAATTTTTCagtattctttttaaatcccttttaaatgaataattaaattgtttttcatcaaaataatttttacttgagctatttttgttaaaattattttctcttaTACTGTTGTTATGTAcattattatctttaaatttattttcatctatatagtttttattttcatttctttctctttcttgcatttttttttcaataatcTCAATTAGTCTATGCATTGGAAACATcctattaatataaatgtaaaaaataatattttccttttttttttcttttaaatctgagtcacttatatttttattttcatcaaaaattttcaaaagtTGTTCTGCACATAAGGTTAAGGCAAATTGAGTTTTTCCACTTCCACAACTTCCTACTATTTCAACTAAGCTGTAATTTATTATTccattttcaaaaaaaatattaagttTCTTATCATCaaattctaatttttttctataaaaatattagaaaaaaaaaagaaaaattgttatgtttcttattattatattttatttttatttattttattatactattttatttttttttttttcttacctatcaattttattaaaagtagaatcatcaaatatttttttaactgATCTACAGTTAGATATATTCATTAGATAAGAAATAAATACAATTTTtagtaattaaaataatttatttctaaCAATATTCCAgaatttcttttctttactttttctgtttttttaagcatttttatttaatcatATGCAACTAGATAATATATTGTACTTAAATtacataataaaacaaaaccTTGAAATGTACATTTAGTTGTTTTTCAACTTTTgagaaaacataaaaaaaaaagaaagaaatttCTGCCTTATTTTAATATGAATAGAAATGATTaaacaaatattaaaaataaagcattagttttcattaaatggaaaattaaaatataaaagatatcACATAAAACAAATAcacatttattaaaattttaattataacttaccaaaaaaaaagaaaaaaaaaaaaattataaattagaaaattaataaatatactgaatagaaatattattaCCTGTATTATTttcctaatttttttattggataaaaagaaaaagagaataaatacattaaaaaataaataaatatgtaaaaatatatatattatttcaacaaatatataaaaggataaaatataattaattaaattatgaatatattataaGTTGACGAATAGcttaaaaaatacatatggATTGATACattaatatatcaaaaaggaaaataaataaaattaatatatatatatatatatataatattattaaatatacaatttaagagtaattaataataatacaagTATATAACAAAACAAACTAGCAAAACAAGTAGGTATAAAATagtagatatatatataagttttattttttttttaaaatatttaaaattttttttttttttttattttctgatatacatatatataatttaagaaaTGTAAGCAAACTTTATAAGATGTAAATggtttaaaaaagaaaaaaaaaataagtgtagtatatatatctttataaaatgaattaaatatatatatataacaaaaaggaagaaaataaaaataaatggatATTTAGAGAAAATTTAttgaatttatatatatatatatatatataaaagatgtataaaaaaatgtgtaAAAATGGATAGAAGGagaagaaaaaggaaaatatattttttattttatattatatatttttattttattttattttatttttgtgtTTGTATTAAGAATATTATAAgagatgataataaaaattatgataaattaaatgagtgtaaaaatattttaccattttatttaaataatccAGATCATTGTAATTTATTAAACGaaattaatttatcaaaTAATTACTCCATAAGGTGGAATATtaactatttatattttcaatattttaataataatatttttataaatttttatttacatagcATATATGTAAAGGATGTTGAATTATTCGAATATACTAATAAAAGTGTTCTCCTTTTAAGAAAAGATGCTATTGAAAATGAAGTAACATTTGTTAAATATATTGAATTTGATAAAAGtatgataaataaaaataaaaagagaactttttatttaactaTCAATACTATACATGTTCCCAATAATGATGTTTGTATGGACGTAACACTTGAAATGAACATAAGAACTatagataatttaaaagatgaaaaaataaaaagaaagaataataaattgCCACTAcacaataaaaattatattattattaaagataattattattatgtaaCAAATGatgattatatttttaatttaaatgaagcaaatgatttttatattgataataaagataataaaattataaatatttatagtgTTTCCTTTTTCGTTGATTTTAATAAACATGgtaatataacttttttttcctttctAACTcgtgatataaaaaattcgaaaaatttattttttgaattaaaaaaaataaaattaagtaCAAATTTCTTGAATAATATGAGCATAGacaatatattaaattttgcAAATGATGATCAAACATGTACAAATAATTGCATACAAagtaaaaatacaaaaaaaggaatatttttaaatactttATTAGAGAAT from Plasmodium relictum strain SGS1 genome assembly, chromosome: 5 harbors:
- a CDS encoding CGI-141 protein homolog, putative — translated: MLDQNKTLGLLLFLLGIVFGFIGITFFFDKFFLCISNLLFLLGLYFLVGIRKILRFFMNKKKIAGSACFVIGLLLIVLSRTFIGFLFQAYGIYKLFFSFLPNIVNFIKYSPFSFLLELPGIKQMANYIENNKRLPI